From the Lolium rigidum isolate FL_2022 chromosome 2, APGP_CSIRO_Lrig_0.1, whole genome shotgun sequence genome, one window contains:
- the LOC124688273 gene encoding uncharacterized protein LOC124688273 codes for MALEWVVLGYAAGAEAIMLLLLTLPGLDALRHGMITVVRGALKPMMSVVPFCLFLLMDIYWKYETRPTCDDDHACTPSEHLRHQKSIMKSQRNGLLILAALLLYWILFSVTSLVVKLDALQHRVDRLKKRDD; via the coding sequence ATGGCGCTGGAGTGGGTGGTGCTGGGGTACGCGGCGGGCGCGGAGGCGATCATGCTGCTCCTGCTCACCCTCCCGGGCCTCGACGCGCTCCGGCACGGGATGATCACCGTCGTGCGGGGCGCGCTGAAGCCGATGATGTCCGTGGTGCCCTTCTGCCTCTTCCTGCTCATGGACATCTACTGGAAGTACGAGACGCGGCCCACCTGCGACGACGACCACGCCTGCACCCCCTCCGAGCACCTCCGCCACCAGAAGTCCATCATGAAGTCGCAGCGCAACGGCCTCCTCATCCTCGCCGCGCTGCTCCTCTACTGGATCCTCTTCTCCGTCACCTCCCTCGTCGTCAAGCTCGACGCCCTCCAGCACCGCGTCGACAGGCTCAAGAAGCGCGACGACTGA